The following are from one region of the Falco cherrug isolate bFalChe1 chromosome 19, bFalChe1.pri, whole genome shotgun sequence genome:
- the ITGA5 gene encoding integrin alpha-5 isoform X4, whose product MSATQEQITASSYPEYFIQEVAGQLQTRQAAPTHDDSYMGYSVAVGEFSGDTTQDFVAGVPKGNLTYGYVTILNGTNMKSLYNFSGEQMAAYFGYAVAATDVNNDGLADLLVGAPLFMARTGEGRVQEVGRVYLYLQLPGGALPTPAMALTGPQEFGRFGSAIAPLGDLDLDGFNDVAVGAPLGTEGRQGLVYIYSGRGAGLHPQPAQVLRGHWAPGRHPDFFGAALRGATDLDGNGYPDLLVGAFGVDTAVVYRGRPIVHASAMLSVFPTMFNPEERSCVLEGTGLHVPCINVSFCLNASGRHLPGPIGFTVELSMDGAKAGGGRRALFLPGGQPTRTLTLPVPNGAGTRCHTMAVFLRNESEFRDKLSPIAVGLSFALDPHAPPDTHGLHPVLAAHTHTRLETKAHIQLDCGEDNVCVPDLQLEASADRHAVYLGDRNSLNLTFNARNQGEGGAYEAELHVRPPPHAQYTGVLRPHGNFSALSCELGVGNNSSPLICDLGNPMKAGASIWGGLRFTVPHLSDSSKSIRFELQIRSKNANNSQSEVVTVPLEVRAATRLSAFGVSRPDVVIVPEGGWTPEQPPRQLQDLGPPVEHIYEVVNEGPSAISHGTLELSCPLSYRGHPLLYVTGHSGPRNCSTSHPLDNLRLAEQEQSPEAHGLQRRDTGDVVTRDTRGSSPPAPPYTLGCPEAECFRLSCPMGGLEKQQRVSLRLAFRLWAPSLRQVRPRDPPETSWGPPWDSLT is encoded by the exons ATGTCGGCGACGCAGGAGCAGATCACAGCCTCCAGCTACCCGGAGTACTTCATCCAGGAGGTGGCTGGGCAGCTCCAGACGCGCCAGGCAGCCCCCACACACGATGACAGCTACATGG GCTACTCCGTGGCAGTTGGCGAGTTCAGCGGGGACACAACACAAG ATTTTGTGGCTGGTGTCCCTAAGGGCAACCTCACCTATGGCTAC gTCACCATCCTCAACGGCACCAACATGAAGTCCCTGTACAACTTCTCAGGGGagcag ATGGCAGCATATTTCGGCTACGCAGTGGCAGCCACGGACGTGAACAACGACGG GCTGGCCGACCTGCTGGTGGGGGCTCCCCTCTTCATGGCGCGGACAGGGGAGGGGCGCGTGCAGGAGGTGGGCAGGGTGTACCTGTACCTGCAGCTGCCCGGGGGGGCCCTGCCCACCCCCGCCATGGCCCTCACCGGGCCCCAGGAGTTCGGGCGCTTCGGCAGTGCCATCGCCCCCCTGGGGGACCTTGACCTGGACGGCTTCAACG ACGTGGCGGTGGGGGCCCCACTGGGCACCGAGGGCCGGCAGGGGCTGGTGTACATCTAcagcgggcggggggctgggctgcacccccagccagcccaggtGCTGCGGGGGCACTGGGCGCCTGGCCGGCACCCCGACTTCTTCGGAGCCGCCCTGCGTGGGGCCACGGACCTCGACGGCAACGGCTACCCAG ACCTCCTCGTGGGTGCCTTTGGGGTGGATACAGCCGTGGTGTACAG GGGCCGTCCCATCGTCCACGCCAGCGCCATGCTCAGCGTCTTCCCCACCATGTTCAACCCGGAGGAGCGCAGCTGTGTCCTGGAGGGCACCGGCCTTCACGTCCCCTG catCAATGTCAGCTTCTGCCTCAACGCCTCGGGACGTCACCTGCCCGGCCCCATCG GGTTCACGGTGGAGCTGAGCATGGATGGGGCGAAGGCTggtggggggcggcgggcgctgtTCCTCCCAGGGGGGCAGCCCACCCGCACCCTCACCCTGCCTGTCCCCAATGGCGCCGGCACCCGCTGCCACACCATGGCTGTCTTCCTGCGG AACGAGTCAGAGTTTCGGGATAAGCTGTCACCCATCGCTGTGGGGTTGAGCTTCGCTCTGGACCCCCACGCGCCCCCTGATACCCATGGGCTGCATCCAGTCCTGGCTGCTCATACCCACACCCGACTGGAGACCAAG GCTCACATCCAGCTGGACTGTGGGGAGGACAACGTCTGCGtgcctgacctgcagctggaggcatCTGC GGACCGCCACGCCGTCTACCTGGGAGACCGCAACAGCCTGAACTTGACCTTCAATGCCCGCAACCAGGGCGAGGGGGGGGCTTACGAGGCCGAGCTGCACGtgcgcccccctccccacgccCAGTACACCGGGGTGCTGCGCCCACATGGG AACTTCTCTGCACTGAGCTGTGAGCTTGGGGTGGGCAACAACTCGAGCCCCCTCATCTGCGACCTGGGCAACCCCATGAAGGCGGGTGCCAGC ATCTGGGGGGGGCTGCGCTTCACTGTCCCCCACCTCAgtgacagcagcaaaagcatccGCTTTGAGCTGCAGATCCGCAG CAAGAACGCCAACAACTCGCAGAGCGAGGTGGTGACAGTGCCACTGGAGGTGCGGGCAGCCACCCGCCTCTCTGCCTTTGG GGTGTCACGGCCTGATGTTGTCATTGTCCCTGAGGGGGGCTGGACACCTGAGCAGCCACCCCGGCAGCTGCAGGACCTGGGGCCGCCCGTGGAGCACATCTATGAG GTAGTGAACGAGGGTCCCAGCGCCATCAGCCACGGCACCCTGGAGCTGAGCTGTCCCCTGAGCTACCGGGGCCACCCCCTCCTCTATGTCACTGGCCACTCGGGACCCCGCAACTGCTCCACCAGTCACCCTCTGGACAACCTGCGCCTGGCG gagcaggagcagagccctgAGGCACACGGCCTGCAGCGCCGGGACACAGGGGACGTGGTCACCAGGGACACgcggggcagcagcccccctgcacccccctaCACCCTG GGGTGCCCCGAGGCCGAGTGCTTCCGCCTGAGCTGCCCCATGGGggggctggagaagcagcagcggGTGAGCCTGCGCCTGGCCTTCCGTCTCTGGGCCCCCTCCCTGCGGCAGGTGAGACCCCGGGACCCTCCCGAGACCTCCTGGGGCCCTCCCTGGGACTCCCTGACATGA